From a single Porites lutea chromosome 10, jaPorLute2.1, whole genome shotgun sequence genomic region:
- the LOC140950833 gene encoding propionyl-CoA carboxylase beta chain, mitochondrial-like: MAMSTLCRAGVLLRSFYPVSNGFSCKTSLWKNALIVRACSGGSGSVLQRIEKKQDEAVVGGGQRRIDAQHRKGKLTARERIKLLCDPESFVEYDMFVEHNCTEFGMEDQKFTGDSVVTGQGTINGRVCFLFSQDFTVFGGSLSSAHARKICKVMDKAMLVGAPVIGLNDSGGARIQEGVESLAGYADIFQRNVMASGVIPQISLIMGPCAGGAVYSPAITDFTFMVKDTSYLFITGPDVVKTVTQEDVTQEELGGAKTHTSVSGVACGAFENDVEALATIRDFFDFLPLSNKNPSPIRESDDPCDRTIPNLDTLVPFDSTKAYDILDVIYPIVDDGEFFETSPDYAKNIVVGFGRMNGRTMGVVGNQPTEAAGCLDINASVKGARFVRFCDSFNIPIITFVDVPGFLPGTHQEHGGIIRHGAKLLYAYAEATVPKITVITRKAYGGAYDVMSSKHLRGDFNYAWPTAEVAVMGAKGAVSIIFRGKEDIEKYEAEYMDRFANPFPAATRGFVDDIIKPHMTRKRICRDLEVLATKQLTNPWKKHGNIPL; the protein is encoded by the exons ATGGCGATGTCTACTCTCTGCAGAGCTGGGGTACTTTTGAGGTCTTTTTATCCTGTTTCTAATGGTTTTTCTTGTAAGACTTCTTTGTGGAAAAATGCCTTAATTGTACGAGCTTGTTCTGGGGGATCTGGAAGCGTTTTGCAGCGAATCGAAAAAAAGCAAGACGAAGCTGTTGTTGGTGGTGGCCAAAGGAGGATAGACGCCCAACACCGAAAA GGAAAGTTGACTGCAAGGGAAAGGATCAAGTTACTGTGCGATCCAGAATCGTTTGTTGAATATGATATGTTTGTGGAGCACAACTGCACTGAGTTTGGAATGGAAGATCAGAAG TTCACTGGTGATAGTGTAGTGACTGGACAGGGGACAATCAATGGACGAGTCTGCTTCCTGTTTAGTCAG GATTTTACTGTATTTGGTGGAAGCTTGTCCAGTGCTCATGCAAGAAAAATTTGCAAG GTTATGGACAAAGCGATGTTGGTGGGTGCCCCAGTGATTGGTTTGAATGACTCAGGTGGTGCACGCATCCAAGAAGGTGTGGAATCACTGGCAGGCTATGCTGATATTTTCCAACGTAATGTGATGGCATCAGGAGTTATTCCACAGATATCTCTTATTATGGGACCTTGTGCTGGGGGTGCTGTTTATTCCCCTGCTATCACTGACTTCACATTCATGGTGAAG GATACATCGTATTTGTTTATTACAGGACCAGATGTAGTGAAG ACTGTTACTCAAGAAGATGTGACACAAGAGGAACTAGGAGGAGCTAAAACCCACACCTCTGTATCAGGAGTTGCTTGTGGCGCCTTTGAAAATGATGTTGAAGCTTTGGCAAc gatCAGAGACTTCTTTGATTTCCTACCACTAAGCAACAAGAACCCTTCACCAATCAGAGAATCTGATGATCCAtg TGATAGAACAATTCCAAACCTGGACACCTTGGTTCCATTTGACTCAACCAAAGCTTATGACATATTGGATGTAATATACCCA ATAGTAGATGACGGTGAATTCTTTGAGACTTCTCCTGATTATGCTAAGAACATTGTGGTGGGATTTGGGCGCATGAATGGTCGTACCATGGGCGTGGTTGGCAATCAGCCAACAGAAGCTGCCG GCTGCTTGGATATCAATGCATCCGTTAAGGGAGCCCGTTTTGTTCGTTTCTGTGATTCTTTCAACATTCCAATAATCACCTTTGTGGATGTTCCAGGATTTCTTCCAG GGACACATCAAGAACATGGTGGCATAATTCGACATGGTGCCAAGCTTTTGTATGCATATGCTGAGGCTACAGTTCCCAAGATAACTGTGATCACCAGAAAA GCATATGGTGGTGCATATGATGTCATGAGCTCTAAACATCTCCGTGGTGATTTTAACTATGCTTGGCCAACTGCTGAGGTGGCTGTTATGGGGGCGAAG GGTGCTGTTTCTATCATCTTTAGAGGAAAAGAGGATATTG aaaaatatgAAGCAGAATACATGGACAGGTTTGCCAATCCATTCCCAGCTGCCACAAGAG GATTTGTGGATGACATTATCAAGCCTCACATGACCCGTAAACGAATCTGCAGGGATCTTGAAGTGCTAGCCACCAAGCAACTTACCAATCCTTGGAAGAAACATGGCAACATTCCTTTGTAA